A genomic segment from Coccinella septempunctata chromosome 3, icCocSept1.1, whole genome shotgun sequence encodes:
- the LOC123308986 gene encoding serine/threonine-protein phosphatase PP1-beta catalytic subunit isoform X1, which yields MAEPELNVDSLIQRLLEVRGCRPGKSVHMTESEVRGLCLKSREIFLQQPILLELEAPLKICGDIHGQYTDLLRLFEYGGFPPEANYLFLGDYVDRGKQSLETICLLLAYKIKYPENFFLLRGNHECASINRIYGFYDECKRRYNIKLWKTFTDCFNCLPIAAIIDEKIFCCHGGLSPDLQGMEQIRRIMRPTDVPDTGLLCDLLWSDPDKDVSGWGENDRGVSFTFGADVVSKFLNRHDLDLICRAHQVVEDGYEFFAKRQLVTLFSAPNYCGEFDNAGGMMSVDETLMCSFQILKPSEKKAKYQYQGVNSGRPATPQKNTNNKKK from the exons ATGGCGGAGCCAGAATTAAACGTAGACAGTTTAATCCAGAGACTTTTAGAAG TAAGAGGATGCAGGCCTGGAAAATCAGTGCATATGACAGAGTCAGAAGTAAGGGGATTATGTCTGAAATCACGAGAAATTTTTCTACAACAACCAATACTCTTGGAGCTAGAAGCACCACTTAAAATATGTG GGGATATCCATGGACAGTACACTGATCTGTTGAGACTGTTTGAGTATGGAGGTTTTCCACCAGAGGCTAATTATCTATTCCTTGGGGATTATGTTGACCGTGGCAAACAATCCTTGGAGACCATATGCCTTTTACTTGCCTATAAAATCAAGTATCCGGAAAATTTCTTTTTGCTTAGAGGCAACCATGAGTGTGCCTCTATCAACAGAATTTATGGTTTCTATGATGAAT GCAAAAGGAGATATAACATCAAGTTATGGAAGACTTTCACAGACTGTTTCAATTGTTTGCCAATTGCCGCTATCATAGACGAAAAGATTTTTTGTTGCCATGGTGGTCTCAGTCCTGATCTTCAAGGTATGGAACAGATTAGGCGTATCATGAGACCAACAGATGTACCTGATACAG GACTGCTATGTGATCTTCTGTGGTCTGATCCTGACAAAGACGTTAGTGGGTGGGGAGAGAATGACAGGGGTGTCTCATTCACATTTGGTGCTGACGTGGTCAGTAAGTTCCTCAACAGGCATGATTTAGACTTGATATGCAGAGCTCATCAAGTTGTTGAAGATGGTTATGAGTTTTTCGCCAAAAGACAATTGGTTACATTGTTTTCTGCACCAAATTACTGTGGGGAATTTGACAACGCTGGAGGTATGATGAGTGTTGACGAGACGCTTATGTGCTCATTTCAG atattgaagccATCTGAAAAAAAAGCTAAGTATCAGTACCAGGGTGTGAACTCTGGAAGACCGGCAACTCCCCAAAAAAACACTAACAATAAAAAGAAATAG
- the LOC123308986 gene encoding serine/threonine-protein phosphatase PP1-beta catalytic subunit isoform X2, translating to MAEPELNVDSLIQRLLEGYNNQRALQENRDVKKRSKFKEIFISSELRGCRPGKSVHMTESEVRGLCLKSREIFLQQPILLELEAPLKICGDIHGQYTDLLRLFEYGGFPPEANYLFLGDYVDRGKQSLETICLLLAYKIKYPENFFLLRGNHECASINRIYGFYDECKRRYNIKLWKTFTDCFNCLPIAAIIDEKIFCCHGGLSPDLQGMEQIRRIMRPTDVPDTGLLCDLLWSDPDKDVSGWGENDRGVSFTFGADVVSKFLNRHDLDLICRAHQVVEDGYEFFAKRQLVTLFSAPNYCGEFDNAGGMMSVDETLMCSFQILKPSEKKAKYQYQGVNSGRPATPQKNTNNKKK from the exons ATGGCGGAGCCAGAATTAAACGTAGACAGTTTAATCCAGAGACTTTTAGAAG GGTATAACAACCAACGTGCCTTGCAAGAGAATCGAGACGTTAAGAAGAGATCtaaattcaaagaaatatttatttcgtcTGAAC TAAGAGGATGCAGGCCTGGAAAATCAGTGCATATGACAGAGTCAGAAGTAAGGGGATTATGTCTGAAATCACGAGAAATTTTTCTACAACAACCAATACTCTTGGAGCTAGAAGCACCACTTAAAATATGTG GGGATATCCATGGACAGTACACTGATCTGTTGAGACTGTTTGAGTATGGAGGTTTTCCACCAGAGGCTAATTATCTATTCCTTGGGGATTATGTTGACCGTGGCAAACAATCCTTGGAGACCATATGCCTTTTACTTGCCTATAAAATCAAGTATCCGGAAAATTTCTTTTTGCTTAGAGGCAACCATGAGTGTGCCTCTATCAACAGAATTTATGGTTTCTATGATGAAT GCAAAAGGAGATATAACATCAAGTTATGGAAGACTTTCACAGACTGTTTCAATTGTTTGCCAATTGCCGCTATCATAGACGAAAAGATTTTTTGTTGCCATGGTGGTCTCAGTCCTGATCTTCAAGGTATGGAACAGATTAGGCGTATCATGAGACCAACAGATGTACCTGATACAG GACTGCTATGTGATCTTCTGTGGTCTGATCCTGACAAAGACGTTAGTGGGTGGGGAGAGAATGACAGGGGTGTCTCATTCACATTTGGTGCTGACGTGGTCAGTAAGTTCCTCAACAGGCATGATTTAGACTTGATATGCAGAGCTCATCAAGTTGTTGAAGATGGTTATGAGTTTTTCGCCAAAAGACAATTGGTTACATTGTTTTCTGCACCAAATTACTGTGGGGAATTTGACAACGCTGGAGGTATGATGAGTGTTGACGAGACGCTTATGTGCTCATTTCAG atattgaagccATCTGAAAAAAAAGCTAAGTATCAGTACCAGGGTGTGAACTCTGGAAGACCGGCAACTCCCCAAAAAAACACTAACAATAAAAAGAAATAG